One Streptococcus sp. zg-86 DNA window includes the following coding sequences:
- a CDS encoding DivIVA domain-containing protein — MGRAVRLRKTLFFGYSRSSVHETIRQMNHDQERLKDTIRHQEDTINDLKERLVRYQSKELLISEVIVEAKDLAKNVIKDAHDEASDIRTSTEQEVAERLSDFELSMAELEAIKREIVMQENVLKKELKEVLQKHLEVLDNTDLSSFVDASQEIDMSFDLTQDVKERIQNSEKVVQEDNNRKIIDLIRKSKELTAEVDEIPTYNFEQLMF; from the coding sequence ATGGGCCGTGCAGTACGATTAAGAAAAACGTTGTTTTTTGGATATTCACGATCTTCCGTTCATGAAACGATTCGGCAGATGAATCATGATCAAGAAAGGTTGAAAGACACTATCAGACACCAAGAAGATACCATAAATGATCTGAAAGAGCGTTTAGTACGATATCAGAGTAAAGAATTACTAATCTCAGAAGTTATCGTAGAAGCAAAAGATTTGGCGAAAAATGTCATTAAAGATGCTCATGATGAAGCTTCAGATATTCGGACTTCAACGGAACAGGAAGTGGCTGAGCGACTTTCTGATTTTGAATTATCAATGGCTGAGCTAGAAGCTATTAAACGTGAAATCGTTATGCAAGAAAATGTCTTGAAGAAGGAACTCAAAGAAGTCTTGCAAAAACACTTGGAAGTCTTGGATAACACAGATTTATCAAGTTTTGTAGATGCTAGTCAGGAAATTGATATGAGCTTTGATTTGACTCAAGATGTCAAAGAACGTATTCAGAATTCTGAAAAAGTGGTCCAAGAAGATAATAATAGGAAAATTATTGATCTTATCCGCAAGAGTAAAGAGTTGACAGCAGAAGTTGATGAAATTCCTACTTATAATTTTGAACAATTAATGTTTTAA
- a CDS encoding DUF979 domain-containing protein: MEKFVPILLEIAYVVMGLQLLHTAYCAVKDESNDTRIGTGLFWAILGVIFVAGSYIPSLVTGILVVLLALLTLFKQVKIGTLPAFKEEKAEAAARKYGFGIFVPVITLAIVAFLVARFYPKFSSVSLGIAALVATIVIVVITRAKPKELLAENNRMIQLTSTSSILPQLLAALGAIFTLAGVGTVISNLISGFVPDGSRFFGVVAYVLGMVIFTMIMGNAFAAFTVITAGVGVPFVFALGADPIIASAFAMTAGYCGTLLTPMAANFNALPAALLDMKDKNGVIKVQAPVALIMIVVHIVLMYLLAF; the protein is encoded by the coding sequence ATGGAAAAATTTGTACCCATTTTATTAGAAATTGCCTATGTCGTCATGGGACTGCAATTGCTTCACACAGCCTATTGTGCAGTAAAAGATGAGAGCAATGATACACGGATTGGAACAGGCTTATTTTGGGCTATTCTAGGTGTGATTTTTGTTGCAGGTAGTTATATTCCCTCTCTTGTGACGGGAATCTTAGTGGTCTTGTTGGCCTTGCTTACACTCTTCAAACAGGTTAAAATCGGTACCCTACCAGCATTTAAGGAAGAAAAGGCAGAAGCAGCAGCTCGAAAATACGGTTTTGGAATTTTTGTACCCGTTATTACCCTTGCGATTGTGGCCTTCCTTGTAGCAAGATTCTATCCAAAATTCAGTTCGGTTTCCTTGGGAATTGCAGCTTTGGTTGCTACAATTGTTATTGTTGTGATAACGCGCGCTAAGCCGAAGGAATTGCTGGCAGAAAATAACCGCATGATTCAGTTGACATCAACAAGCAGTATTTTACCGCAGTTGCTAGCAGCCTTAGGAGCCATCTTCACCCTAGCTGGTGTTGGAACGGTGATTTCAAACCTAATTAGTGGCTTTGTGCCTGACGGAAGTCGTTTCTTCGGTGTGGTAGCTTATGTTCTTGGCATGGTTATTTTCACGATGATTATGGGAAATGCCTTTGCGGCCTTTACCGTTATTACAGCCGGTGTTGGTGTTCCCTTTGTTTTTGCCTTAGGAGCTGATCCAATTATTGCTAGTGCTTTTGCGATGACAGCAGGTTATTGTGGTACCTTATTGACTCCTATGGCAGCAAATTTCAATGCCTTGCCGGCAGCCCTGCTTGATATGAAAGATAAGAATGGGGTCATTAAAGTGCAGGCGCCGGTCGCCCTCATTATGATTGTCGTTCATATTGTCTTGATGTATCTGCTCGCATTTTAA
- the carB gene encoding carbamoyl-phosphate synthase large subunit, whose protein sequence is MPKRSDIKKIMVIGSGPIIIGQAAEFDYAGTQACLALKEEGYSVVLVNSNPATIMTDKEIADKVYIEPITFEFVSRILRKERPDALLPTLGGQTGLNMAMELSKAGILDELGVELLGTKLSAIDQAEDRDLFKQLMEDLGQPIPESEIVNTVEEAVAFAATIGYPVIVRPAFTLGGTGGGMCANEEELREIAENGLKLSPVTQCLIERSIAGFKEIEYEVMRDSADNALVVCNMENFDPVGIHTGDSIVFAPTQTLSDIENQLLRDASLSIIRALKIEGGCNVQLALDPHSFKYYVIEVNPRVSRSSALASKATGYPIAKLAAKIAVGLTLDEMINPVTGSTYAMFEPALDYVVAKIPRFPFDKFEKGERRLGTQMKATGEVMAIGRTIEESLLKACRSLEIGVYHTEMKDLATVTDDVLVEKIVKAQDDRLFYVSEALRRGFTVEEIAHLTKIDIFFLDKLVHIIELEAELASNIGNVDVLKCAKQNGFADRKIAELWQQTTEEVRQFRLENGIVPVYKMVDTCAAEFESATPYFYSTYEWENESIRSERESVLVLGSGPIRIGQGVEFDYATVHSVKAIQAAGYEAIIMNSNPETVSTDFSVSDKLYFEPLTFEDVLNVIELEQPIGVIVQFGGQTAINLAEPLSKAGVRIIGTQVADLDRAEDRDLFEKALKDLGIPQPPGQTATNEEEAVEAARKIGFPVLVRPSYVLGGRAMEIVENEIDLRSYMRTAVKASPEHPVLVDSYIVGRECEVDAISDGKDVLIPGIMEHIERAGVHSGDSMAVYPPQTLSKEIQATIADYTKRLAIGLNCIGMMNIQFVIKDETVYVIEVNPRASRTVPFLSKVTDVPMAQVATKLILGQTLAELGYADGLYPESNNVHVKAPVFSFTKLAKVDSLLGPEMKSTGEVMGTDTTLEKALYKAFEASHFHLEEFGNVVFTIADETKEEALALAKRFEAIGYGIFATEGTSEFFKANGVDSIAVNKLGEDKENDIPALVRKGQVQAIINTVGTKRVAEGDGQIIRSSAIETGTPLFTALDTADAMLKVLESRSFTTNAI, encoded by the coding sequence ATGCCAAAACGTAGTGATATTAAGAAAATTATGGTGATTGGGTCTGGGCCGATTATTATTGGTCAGGCGGCTGAGTTTGATTATGCGGGGACACAGGCTTGTCTTGCCTTGAAGGAAGAGGGTTATAGTGTTGTCTTGGTCAATTCGAATCCGGCAACGATTATGACGGATAAGGAGATTGCAGATAAGGTTTATATTGAGCCGATTACATTTGAATTTGTATCTCGGATTTTGCGTAAGGAGCGACCAGATGCTCTTTTGCCAACCTTGGGTGGTCAGACAGGACTCAACATGGCCATGGAATTGTCTAAGGCTGGTATCTTGGATGAGCTTGGGGTTGAACTCTTAGGGACGAAATTATCTGCCATTGATCAGGCTGAAGACCGTGATTTGTTTAAGCAGTTAATGGAAGATTTGGGGCAACCCATTCCAGAATCTGAAATTGTCAATACCGTGGAAGAAGCAGTAGCTTTTGCAGCGACCATTGGGTACCCAGTCATTGTTCGTCCTGCCTTTACCCTTGGGGGAACGGGTGGTGGTATGTGTGCCAATGAAGAAGAACTCCGTGAGATTGCAGAAAATGGTTTGAAACTCTCTCCAGTGACCCAATGTTTGATTGAGCGTTCGATTGCTGGCTTTAAGGAAATCGAGTACGAAGTCATGCGTGATAGTGCAGACAACGCCTTAGTCGTGTGTAACATGGAAAACTTTGACCCTGTCGGCATCCATACAGGAGATTCGATTGTTTTTGCCCCAACTCAGACCTTATCAGATATTGAAAATCAACTGCTGCGTGATGCAAGTTTGAGCATTATCCGTGCCCTCAAGATTGAAGGAGGCTGTAATGTGCAGCTGGCCCTTGACCCGCATAGCTTTAAATACTATGTCATTGAGGTAAATCCGCGCGTGTCTCGCTCGTCAGCTCTTGCCTCAAAGGCAACAGGTTATCCGATTGCCAAACTCGCTGCTAAGATTGCTGTAGGCTTGACCTTGGATGAGATGATTAACCCTGTCACAGGTTCGACCTATGCCATGTTTGAGCCAGCCTTGGACTATGTTGTTGCCAAAATTCCTCGCTTCCCATTTGATAAATTTGAAAAAGGTGAGCGCCGTTTGGGAACACAGATGAAGGCAACCGGTGAGGTTATGGCAATTGGTCGGACCATTGAAGAAAGTCTTTTGAAGGCTTGTCGTTCGCTTGAAATTGGTGTCTATCATACAGAAATGAAAGACTTGGCAACCGTGACAGATGATGTCTTAGTGGAAAAAATTGTCAAGGCGCAAGATGATCGTCTCTTCTATGTATCTGAGGCTCTTCGCCGTGGGTTTACGGTGGAAGAAATTGCTCATCTAACGAAAATCGATATCTTTTTCTTGGATAAACTGGTCCATATCATTGAATTAGAAGCAGAGCTAGCTAGCAATATTGGCAATGTTGATGTCTTGAAATGTGCGAAACAAAATGGTTTTGCAGACCGCAAGATTGCAGAATTATGGCAGCAGACTACTGAGGAAGTTCGTCAGTTCCGCTTGGAAAATGGGATTGTTCCTGTCTATAAAATGGTGGATACTTGTGCGGCTGAGTTTGAAAGTGCCACTCCGTACTTCTATTCGACCTATGAATGGGAAAATGAATCGATTCGCTCTGAGCGAGAATCTGTCCTTGTTTTGGGATCAGGACCAATTCGGATTGGACAAGGGGTCGAGTTTGACTATGCCACTGTTCACTCTGTTAAGGCCATTCAGGCAGCAGGTTATGAAGCGATTATCATGAATTCAAATCCAGAGACGGTATCGACAGACTTCTCTGTTTCAGATAAGCTCTATTTTGAACCCTTGACCTTCGAAGATGTCTTGAATGTGATTGAGCTTGAGCAGCCAATCGGTGTCATTGTTCAATTTGGTGGACAGACTGCGATTAACTTGGCAGAACCATTGTCTAAGGCAGGTGTGCGGATTATCGGTACCCAAGTTGCAGACTTGGACCGTGCGGAAGACCGTGATTTGTTTGAAAAAGCCTTGAAAGACTTAGGTATTCCACAACCGCCAGGGCAAACTGCAACGAATGAAGAAGAAGCTGTTGAAGCTGCTCGCAAGATTGGCTTTCCTGTCCTTGTTCGTCCGTCCTATGTGCTTGGTGGTCGAGCTATGGAAATCGTTGAAAATGAGATTGACTTAAGGAGCTATATGCGGACAGCGGTTAAAGCAAGCCCTGAGCATCCTGTCCTTGTCGATTCTTACATTGTTGGTCGTGAGTGTGAAGTGGATGCTATTTCGGACGGAAAAGATGTCCTTATTCCAGGAATTATGGAGCATATCGAACGTGCAGGGGTCCACTCAGGTGATTCGATGGCCGTCTATCCTCCGCAGACCTTGTCAAAGGAAATTCAAGCAACAATTGCAGACTATACCAAGCGGTTAGCGATTGGATTGAACTGTATTGGCATGATGAATATTCAATTCGTCATCAAGGATGAAACGGTCTATGTTATCGAGGTCAATCCACGTGCCAGCCGTACCGTTCCATTCTTATCGAAAGTGACAGATGTTCCAATGGCGCAGGTAGCAACGAAGCTGATTTTAGGGCAAACCCTAGCGGAATTAGGCTATGCAGACGGCTTATATCCTGAATCGAACAATGTCCATGTAAAAGCTCCTGTCTTCTCCTTTACCAAACTAGCTAAAGTAGACAGCCTTTTAGGGCCTGAAATGAAATCAACTGGTGAGGTCATGGGGACAGATACGACCCTTGAAAAAGCATTGTATAAAGCCTTTGAAGCCAGTCATTTCCACTTGGAAGAATTTGGCAATGTTGTCTTTACAATTGCAGATGAAACTAAGGAAGAAGCTCTTGCCTTGGCTAAACGATTTGAAGCAATTGGCTATGGTATTTTTGCGACTGAAGGCACGAGTGAATTCTTCAAGGCAAATGGTGTAGACTCTATCGCAGTAAACAAACTGGGTGAGGACAAGGAAAATGACATTCCAGCTCTTGTTCGTAAGGGGCAAGTACAGGCCATTATCAATACAGTTGGAACAAAACGTGTGGCAGAAGGAGATGGACAAATCATCCGCAGCTCTGCTATCGAAACAGGCACACCGCTCTTTACCGCCCTTGATACGGCAGACGCTATGTTAAAAGTGTTAGAGAGCCGCAGCTTTACGACCAATGCCATTTAG
- a CDS encoding class I SAM-dependent methyltransferase: MKWIVTTSLGMDEQLVARAKTIATSFGVPYIERKKQAVKRLQEQYGTVLVVYQDRLLLEQVGGKRLFFHPDTALLRIKSQHDPLLELIGSTPKRICDATMGLASDSIVMASAGHQVTAIESTSLIAFIVSQGLQNWDTGMEQVNTAMRSIQVVEMDSLTFLRQQASHSFDIVYFDPMFSEDIVESQNLAGIENLANPARLTKDLFVEAKRVAKEKIILKAHFRDPIFEELGFTRLVRPNQKFHYGILEVATSIK; this comes from the coding sequence ATGAAATGGATTGTTACAACAAGTCTTGGTATGGATGAACAGTTGGTTGCAAGGGCAAAGACTATTGCAACTTCTTTCGGTGTGCCCTATATTGAGCGGAAAAAACAGGCTGTTAAACGACTACAAGAGCAGTATGGGACAGTCTTAGTGGTCTATCAGGATAGACTTTTACTGGAGCAGGTTGGAGGAAAGCGATTATTTTTCCACCCAGATACGGCACTGTTGCGTATCAAATCGCAGCATGATCCCTTGCTAGAGCTGATTGGCTCAACTCCTAAAAGGATTTGTGATGCTACTATGGGCTTGGCTTCTGATAGTATCGTGATGGCAAGCGCTGGTCATCAAGTGACAGCCATTGAGTCTACGAGCCTGATTGCTTTTATTGTGAGTCAAGGATTGCAGAATTGGGATACTGGTATGGAGCAGGTCAATACAGCTATGCGGTCGATTCAAGTGGTCGAAATGGATAGTCTTACTTTCTTACGACAGCAGGCAAGTCATTCCTTTGATATTGTCTATTTTGACCCCATGTTTTCTGAGGACATTGTCGAATCACAGAATTTAGCAGGCATAGAGAATTTGGCTAATCCCGCAAGGTTAACAAAAGACTTATTCGTAGAAGCGAAGCGAGTAGCAAAAGAAAAAATTATTTTAAAAGCCCATTTTAGAGATCCTATTTTTGAAGAACTTGGTTTTACTCGCCTGGTTCGTCCCAATCAGAAATTTCATTATGGAATTCTGGAAGTAGCAACCAGTATAAAATAG
- a CDS encoding aspartate carbamoyltransferase catalytic subunit, protein MAIIDGKVSLQHVVTMESLTNEEVLGLIQRGLAFKWGEATAAIDQPVYVSNLFFEDSTRTHKSFEMAELRLGLNMIDFDAKTSSVNKGETLYDTILTMSALGVDICVIRHSEVDYYRELIESPTITASIVNGGDGSGQHPSQSLLDLMTIYEEFGRFEGLKIMIAGDLTHSRVAKSNMQILKRLGAELFFAGPSEWYTAEFEPYGQHVALDDIVEQADVLMFLRVQHERHDGNGHFSKEGYHQLHGLTQERYHRMKESAIIMHPAPVNRDVEIADALVEAPKSRIVRQMQNGVFVRMAILEAVLQARATK, encoded by the coding sequence ATGGCAATCATCGACGGAAAGGTGTCACTCCAGCATGTGGTGACCATGGAGAGCCTAACAAATGAGGAAGTATTGGGATTGATTCAGCGTGGATTGGCTTTTAAATGGGGAGAAGCGACCGCTGCGATTGACCAGCCTGTTTATGTTTCTAATCTCTTCTTTGAAGATTCCACTCGTACTCACAAGTCCTTTGAAATGGCAGAGCTACGTTTGGGGCTAAATATGATTGACTTTGATGCAAAGACTAGCTCAGTCAATAAGGGAGAGACTTTATATGATACAATTTTGACCATGAGTGCCTTAGGAGTAGACATCTGTGTTATCCGCCATTCAGAAGTAGATTACTATCGAGAGCTTATTGAGAGCCCAACCATTACGGCTTCGATTGTGAATGGGGGAGATGGATCTGGACAACATCCTAGCCAGTCTCTGCTTGATTTAATGACCATTTATGAGGAATTTGGGCGCTTTGAGGGCTTAAAGATTATGATTGCAGGGGATTTGACGCATTCACGTGTTGCCAAGTCCAATATGCAGATTTTAAAACGCTTGGGTGCAGAATTGTTTTTTGCAGGACCAAGTGAATGGTATACAGCAGAATTTGAGCCGTATGGTCAGCATGTAGCCTTGGATGATATTGTCGAGCAAGCAGATGTCTTGATGTTCCTGCGCGTGCAGCATGAACGCCATGATGGGAATGGTCATTTTTCTAAAGAAGGGTATCACCAATTGCACGGATTAACACAGGAGCGGTATCATCGCATGAAGGAATCAGCTATTATCATGCACCCAGCTCCGGTCAATCGTGATGTCGAAATTGCTGATGCCTTAGTTGAAGCACCGAAATCACGCATTGTTCGACAGATGCAAAATGGTGTTTTTGTGAGAATGGCTATTTTAGAAGCTGTTTTACAGGCAAGAGCCACTAAATAG
- a CDS encoding DUF2628 domain-containing protein, which translates to MKVNLVSPVGQFKQAPVGFSWTTFFFNFWVPLLRGDWKWAAIMFLVNMVIGGVFFNSDVSALALLVWVAWGFFYNKLYIKELFAKGYKPATDFDAEVIRTKVNL; encoded by the coding sequence GTGAAGGTAAATCTAGTCAGCCCGGTTGGGCAATTCAAACAAGCGCCAGTAGGCTTTTCTTGGACAACCTTTTTCTTCAATTTCTGGGTCCCGTTACTCCGTGGGGACTGGAAGTGGGCAGCCATTATGTTTTTGGTTAACATGGTAATTGGAGGAGTTTTCTTTAATTCAGATGTCTCTGCTCTCGCCCTTTTAGTATGGGTTGCTTGGGGTTTCTTCTACAATAAACTCTATATCAAAGAACTCTTTGCCAAGGGCTACAAGCCAGCAACAGACTTTGATGCAGAAGTCATTCGCACAAAGGTCAATTTATAA
- the pcp gene encoding pyroglutamyl-peptidase I produces MKILVTGFDPFGGEAVNPALEAVKQLPANIAGAEVQWVEVPTVFYKSAQVLEEKIAAYQPDVVLCIGQAGGRFGLTPERVAINQDDARIPDNDGNQPIDTVIRADGEPAYFATLPIKAMVEAIKAAGLPASVSNTAGTFVCNHLMYQALYLADKKFPGLKAGFMHIPFMTEQVVDKPNTASMGLADIVKGIEAAIAAIVSYQDKADLKTVGGETH; encoded by the coding sequence ATGAAAATTCTCGTAACAGGCTTTGATCCTTTTGGTGGTGAAGCTGTCAATCCAGCCTTAGAGGCTGTTAAACAATTGCCAGCTAACATTGCTGGTGCAGAAGTCCAATGGGTGGAAGTCCCAACTGTTTTTTACAAATCAGCACAGGTATTGGAAGAAAAAATCGCTGCCTACCAACCAGATGTTGTGCTTTGTATCGGTCAAGCAGGTGGTCGATTTGGTCTGACACCAGAGCGTGTTGCCATTAACCAAGATGATGCTCGGATTCCAGATAATGATGGCAACCAGCCAATCGATACGGTTATCCGTGCAGATGGTGAACCAGCTTACTTTGCGACTCTGCCAATCAAGGCCATGGTAGAGGCAATCAAGGCAGCAGGTCTACCAGCCTCTGTCTCAAATACAGCAGGTACCTTTGTCTGCAACCACTTGATGTACCAAGCCTTGTACTTGGCGGATAAGAAATTCCCAGGTTTGAAAGCAGGCTTCATGCACATTCCATTTATGACCGAGCAAGTCGTAGACAAGCCAAATACTGCTTCAATGGGCTTAGCAGATATTGTCAAAGGAATCGAAGCGGCAATTGCAGCCATTGTATCTTATCAGGATAAGGCAGACCTAAAGACCGTTGGTGGAGAAACGCATTAA
- a CDS encoding carbamoyl phosphate synthase small subunit, with amino-acid sequence MAKRLLILEDGTIFEGEAFGADIDVTGEIVFNTGMTGYQESITDQSYNGQILTFTYPLVGNYGVNRDDYESITPTCKGVVVREWARRASNWRNQLTLDEFLKAKKIPGISGIDTRALTKIIRQHGTMRATLADVGDSVEHLSDQLRATVLPTNNIEQVSTKTAYPAPGIGRNIVLVDFGLKHSILRELSKRDCNITVVPFDTTAEEILNLAPDGVMLSNGPGDPDDVPEALEMIRGIQGKIPIFGICMGHQLLAKANGASTYKMKFGHRGFNHAVREIATGRVDFTSQNHGFAVSREDLPDCLMITHEEINDKSVEGVRHRYQPAFSVQFHPDAAPGPHDASYLFDDFMELIDAFQAENNNQ; translated from the coding sequence ATGGCAAAACGATTGCTAATTTTAGAAGATGGAACGATTTTTGAAGGTGAAGCCTTCGGAGCAGATATTGATGTGACAGGTGAGATTGTCTTTAACACAGGGATGACAGGTTATCAAGAGTCAATTACAGACCAGTCCTACAATGGTCAAATTTTGACCTTTACCTACCCGTTGGTTGGAAATTATGGGGTCAATCGTGATGACTACGAATCCATTACCCCTACTTGTAAGGGTGTTGTAGTTCGTGAATGGGCTCGTCGAGCAAGCAACTGGCGCAATCAATTAACCTTGGATGAATTTTTAAAGGCCAAGAAAATTCCGGGTATTTCAGGAATTGACACGCGCGCTCTCACCAAAATTATTCGTCAACATGGGACTATGCGGGCAACGCTTGCAGATGTAGGAGATTCGGTTGAGCATTTATCAGATCAGCTACGCGCGACAGTATTGCCAACCAATAATATCGAACAGGTTTCAACTAAGACTGCCTACCCTGCACCGGGAATTGGTCGCAATATTGTTCTAGTAGACTTTGGTCTCAAACATTCCATTTTACGTGAGCTTTCAAAACGTGATTGTAACATCACGGTAGTACCATTTGATACGACTGCTGAAGAAATTTTAAACTTAGCGCCAGATGGTGTCATGCTCTCAAATGGGCCTGGGGATCCAGATGATGTGCCAGAAGCCTTGGAGATGATTCGTGGTATTCAAGGAAAAATTCCGATTTTTGGAATCTGTATGGGGCATCAATTATTGGCAAAAGCAAATGGGGCTAGCACCTATAAGATGAAATTTGGGCATCGTGGTTTTAACCATGCCGTTCGTGAAATTGCAACTGGCCGTGTCGATTTTACCTCTCAAAACCATGGATTTGCGGTGTCGCGCGAAGACTTACCAGACTGCTTGATGATTACCCATGAGGAAATCAATGACAAATCAGTCGAGGGCGTTCGCCACCGTTATCAACCAGCCTTCTCTGTTCAGTTCCATCCAGATGCAGCACCTGGTCCACATGATGCCAGCTATTTGTTTGACGATTTTATGGAATTGATTGATGCATTTCAAGCTGAAAATAACAATCAGTAA
- a CDS encoding DUF969 domain-containing protein yields the protein MEWIKLVGILIIVIGFVLKFDAIATVVVAGLVTALVSGMSVVEFLTVLGENFTAQRVVTIFLVTLPLVGLSEKYGLRHRAIHMMNSIKSLTAGAFYSLYVLVRLVCGLFSIRLGGHPQFVRPLVEPMGQAAAQAKYGELAEEEIEELKGRAAASENFGNFFGQNTFSGAAGILLISGTLVSLGYEENNARLALTSLIIAGAAFVVVLISNFLFDKKLQRKHQK from the coding sequence ATGGAATGGATTAAATTAGTGGGCATTCTCATCATTGTGATAGGCTTTGTCCTAAAGTTTGATGCGATTGCGACAGTTGTTGTGGCAGGTCTTGTTACTGCCTTGGTTTCTGGAATGTCAGTTGTTGAGTTTTTGACAGTATTGGGAGAAAATTTCACCGCCCAGCGAGTGGTTACGATTTTCTTGGTGACACTTCCATTGGTTGGATTATCTGAAAAGTATGGCTTGCGTCACCGCGCTATTCATATGATGAACTCCATTAAATCACTGACAGCAGGTGCTTTTTACAGCCTATATGTCTTGGTACGCTTAGTTTGTGGTCTATTTTCTATCCGCTTGGGTGGGCATCCACAGTTTGTTCGTCCCTTGGTTGAGCCAATGGGGCAGGCAGCAGCCCAAGCCAAGTATGGAGAACTAGCAGAAGAGGAAATCGAAGAATTAAAAGGTCGTGCAGCAGCTAGTGAAAACTTTGGGAATTTCTTTGGTCAAAATACCTTCTCAGGAGCGGCGGGTATCCTGTTGATTAGTGGAACCTTAGTTTCGTTAGGTTACGAAGAAAACAATGCACGCTTGGCCCTAACGTCTTTAATCATCGCAGGAGCTGCCTTTGTTGTGGTTCTTATTTCGAATTTCTTATTTGATAAGAAATTGCAGAGAAAGCACCAGAAATAG